Genomic window (Streptomyces sp. SLBN-31):
CTTGCCCACGAACCGCAGACAGTCCTCCCAGTCGCCCTCCCCGAACCGCTCCACCCACCGCGCGGCCCCGTCCGTCAGCGCGGCCAGCACCTGCGCCCGGCCCCGCGGCACCGCGCCGGTCACCGCCCGCGCCGCCACGGCCGGATCGGCCGCCGCCGTGAAGAAGCCGCCCTCCTTGTTGCGGACCGTCGAGTCCACGATCGCGTCCGTGGCCAGCGAGGCCGCCGGCAGGCGGGACAGACGGTCGTCCAGCACCGCCGTGACCACGCCGTCCGGAGACCGCAGCAGCAGGGCCGAGTCGGACAGGACCAGGTACTCGACCGTCTCCGCGCCCCAGCGCGCGACGGCCACGGTCGCCTGCGGGGTGCGCGGGTGAGAAAGGTCACAGGTCCGCTCATGCGCCTCGGCGGTACGGGTGATGGCGCGGGAGAGCACCTCGGTCAGCGGCACATCCGGGAGGGAAACGGTCAGTTCGGTCAGTGCGCCGCCCAGGCGGGCCGTGTACCAGGGAACCGAATGCAGACAGCCCGTCCCGCCGCGCGGCGGCGTCACCCCGTCCAGGACGACCACCGCGCCGCCCTGGCCGGAAGCGGGCAGCGCCACCGAGGCGAAGTCCTCGTTGGGACGGCCGGGATCGCCGGGTTCCGAAACAAGTTCCGTACGCATCCGGCCAGTCTCCACGACGTCTTCACAGCGTTCACCAAAGGCTGGCACCGGTCGCCGAATTGGCGCACCCGCGCAGGTCAGGCGTCTGATTTGGGGTGTAATTCGTTGATCCGGGAAAGCGCGGCGGCAAATACTGCCACCGCCCGTCGCGGACGTCCAACCGGCCCGCCCCGCAGGGCGCCCGCAATCGCCGGAGGAACTTGCCCGCCAACTCCTCTCCGAGGTTCACTCCTTCGGGTGGCGGGTCAGGTGATGCGCGACCGCTGCCCAACGGAGTTGGGAGGGTCGGGACCCGTACCCGGGTGCGCGGTCGGCGTCAGTTGACACAACGTCACTCGGGCCCACGAGTATCACGAGTCAGGAATGCGAGCACCGGTGCAGAAGACGCGGCCTCGTCGCACAGGCAAGCAGACGGCCCCCCAAGGGGGTTCGGAGCAGCCCTCCGGCACCGTCACCGGCAAGGGCCGGCCCACCCACGTACGCAATCGGCTCATCGTCGCCGTGGCCGTCGTGGCCGCCGCCATAGCCGGAGCGGGAGCCCCGTCAGTCCTGGCCGCCTCCGGGCAGCTCAAGGACTCCCAGGACCTGGTGACGCTGGCCGGGCAGACCCAGGACGCGCTGGTCCTCGCGCACTCCCTGGCCGACGAGCGGGACGACGTCACGTCGTACATCGCGGCCGGCCGGTCCAAGTCCAAGGCGCCCTCCGAGCAGCGCAGCGCCCGGGTCGACCGGCAGATCGAGGAACTGCGCGCCGACCCCGACATCCCCGCCTCGCTCCGCGGCGATCTCGACGGCATCGCGACCCTGCGCCGTTCCGCGCTCACCGGCAAGAGCAGCGCCCTGGAGACGCACGACGCCTACTCCACCGCCATCGCCGGGCTCCACCGGCTCGCCGAGCAACTGGCCGAGAAGATGCCGCCCGGGGCCGGAGGCGGCGCCCACGCGCTCGCCCAGCTCGACACCGCCGTACAGCAGTCGGCCGCCGCCCGCGGGCTGCTGCTGGCCGCCCTCGGCGTGCCCCGCTCCACGCAGACCGTCATCAGCCCCGTCACCGGGCTGCCGACCACGACCACCGGCTCCTCCTCCGCCGACGCCAAGACGCGCGACGCCCTGTCCGCCGCCGCCCAGCAGGCCCGGCTGCGCTCCGACGCCGCCCTCGCCGGCTTCCGCGAGACGGCCCCCAAGGCGGCCCTCGCGTCCTACGACTCCACGGTCACCGGCGCCGAGGTCAACCAGGCCGACAAGTACCTGGCCTCCCTCACCGACCAGCCGACCCTGAGCGACTCCGAACTCGGAACCTCCGCCTCCAAGGTCGACGCCGCGCTCTCCGCCCGCGTCGAGATGATGCGCGGTGTCGAGTCCGCCCTCTACGACCGCCGCACCAAGGACCTCGCGAAGCTGCGCGACGACGACGTCACCGCGCTGGAGATCCGGATCGCCGTCCTGGGCGCGCTGATGCTCCTCGCCGTCGGCGTCGCCACCGGGATGGCCCGCAGCCTCACCCGGCCCCTGTCGGTCCTGCGCCGCGGCTCCGCCCGGCTCGCCGAGTCGGCCGACCCCGCCGCCGAGGAACCGGTCACCTTCACCGGCCGCAACGACGAGTTCGCCCAGGTCGTCCGGTCCGTCAACGCCCTGCACGCGCACGCGGCCACCCTGCACGAACGCGTCACCACGCTGGAGTCCGACCGCAAGCACCTGGTCGGGCAGCGGCAGAAAATGGCCGACGCCCGCGAGGAGCTGCGCGCCGAACTGACCGACTCCGCCGCCCAGCTGGAGCGCCTGCGGGAAAGCATCGGCGGCACCTTCGTGAACCTGGCGCTGCGCACGCTCGGCCTGGTCGAGCGTCAGCTGACGGTCATCGAGGGCCTGGAGGAGCGCGAGCAGGACCCCGAGCGCCTCGCGACCCTGTTCAAGCTCGACCACTTCGCCACGGTCATGCGCCGCCACAGCGAGAACCTCCTGGTCCTCGCCGGTACCGAGCACGTCCAGCAGCACGCGGGTCCGGTGCCCCTGGTCGACGTGGTGCGGGCCGCGGTCAGCGAGATCGAGCGCTACGAGCGGGTCCGTATCTCCGCGCTGCCCCCGCACGCCCATGTGGCGGGCTTCGCCGCGGACGACCTCTCGCACCTGCTGGCGGAACTGCTGGAGAACGCGGCCTCGTTCTCCCCGCCGGACCTGCCCGTCGAGGTCTCCGGCTGGCTGCTGGAGAACGGCGAGGTCATGCTCTCCGTCCAGGACGAGGGCATCGGCATGACCGCGGAGCGGATGACCCGCCTGAACGCCCGCCTCGCCGAGTTCGACCCCGAGTCCCCCTACGACCAGGAGGGCGAGGAGGGCCTCGGTCTCGGCCTGTACGTCGTCGCCCGCCTCGCGCACCGGCACGGCGTCCGCGTCCAGTTGCGCGAGCAGAAGCAGGGCGGGGTGGCGGCGGTCGTCGTCCTGCCCAAGTCGCTGCTGGCGGCGGCCCCGTCGTCCGCGGTACCGGCGTCGTCGTCCTCGGTCCCGACCGCCCACACCTTCTCCCTCCCCGGCGCCGACGCCGAGGCCAACTCCAACCTCCTGCCCGCCCGCACACCCACCACCGACCCGTTGGTGGCCCTGGCGGAGAAGGCGGTACAGGAGAGCCCGGAGGCCCAGGAAGCCGGAGCCACCCCGGAGGTCGCGGCGGAGCTCCCGGCCCCGCGCACGGCCGGCGACGACCTCGCGCCCACCCCGGAGCGCCCGGCCGAGACCACCATGGAACTCCTGATCCCGGGCCCGGCCGCGGAGGCCCAGGCCCCGATCGCGGAGGCCCTGGCGACGGAGGCCCCGGCCGATGTGCCGGAGGCCCACGGCCGCCCGCCGGAGGCGGACGGGACCCACACCCAGACCGCTCCCGCGGCCGCCGACGGCGACTGCGCCCCACAGGGGCCACCCGCACCCGGCGACGAAACCCGCACGGGTGGTGCGGGTGGGAGCGAAGAGCGGGCCGAAGGCGAAGCCGAGGCCGCCGAACACACCCGCACCCCGGACGAGGAGGAGCCCGTCACCGCGAAGGGCCTCCCCAAGCGCACCCCGAAGATCACCACCCCCACCGAGGCACCCCGCCCGCGCGGCGGATCCGTCGACGCCGATGCTCTGCGCCGCAGGCTGGGCGGCTTCCGTCGGGGGGCGGAGGCCGGCTACCGCGACGTACAGGCGGAGATCGCCGAACAGACAGGCCAGACCCAGGCTCCCGCCACAGAACCAGCCACATCCGAAGAAGCCACGGGGGGCACAGTCGAGGAGGCAAGCAGTTGACCGCGCCCAGTACCTTCGGACTGAGCAGTGAAGCCCGTAACCTGCACTGGCTGCTGACGAACCTGGTCGAGGAGGTGCCGGGCATCCAGTCGGTGGCGGTCGTCTCCTCCGACGGCCTGCTCCTGCTCTCCTCCGACCAGTCCCGCAACGACGAGGCCCGCCAGGCGCAGACCCGCACGGCGGCGAAGGGCCCCCGCGGCTCCGCCGCCGACCTCGCCACCATCGTCTCCGGCATCGGCAGCCTCACCATCGGCGCCGCCCGGCTGATGGACTCCGGCCCCGTGAAGCACACGATGGTCGCGATGGACGAGGGCAGCCTGTTCGTGATGTCGATCAGCGACGGCTCGCTGCTCGGCGTGCACGGCTCCGCGGACTGCGACATGAGCGTGGTGGCGTACCACATGGCGCTGTTCGTCGGCCGCGCCGGCCACGTCCTGACCCCCGAGCTCCGCAGCGAGCTGCGAAAATCCCTGGAGCAGGAGTCCGCGGGGAGTGCCCGATGACCAGTGACAAGCAGCAGAGGCGGACGCTCCCCGTCCGCGGCGGCGACCGCAAACCGGCCCGTGTCCGCCCCTACTCGCTCACCGGTGGCCGTACCCGCTTCGGACATGTCCTCCTCGTGGAGACGTTCGTCGCGGCGCTCGAGGCCCCGGAGGAGCGCAAGGAACTGACGAATGGTTCCCTCAGCACCCGGGTGATGCCCGAGATGCGGGCCATCGTCGAACTGTGCCGCCGCATGCGCACGGTGGCCGAGATCGCCGCGCTGCTGAAGATGCCGCTCGGCGTGGTCCGCGTGCTGCTCAGCGATCTCGCGGACCAGGGAAAGATCCGTGTGTACGGCACCGGGACCGGTCACGGCACGGGCCGTCCGGACCGCGCTCTGCTGGAAAGGGTGCTGAGTGGACTCCGCCGTCTCTGACGCCGCTGGCGTCGCCGCCTTCGTCGACCCCGACGAGAACCTGCAGTCCTGGCAGACGGACCGCACACGCGCCCCGATCGCCA
Coding sequences:
- a CDS encoding DUF742 domain-containing protein; protein product: MTSDKQQRRTLPVRGGDRKPARVRPYSLTGGRTRFGHVLLVETFVAALEAPEERKELTNGSLSTRVMPEMRAIVELCRRMRTVAEIAALLKMPLGVVRVLLSDLADQGKIRVYGTGTGHGTGRPDRALLERVLSGLRRL
- a CDS encoding nitrate- and nitrite sensing domain-containing protein, yielding MQKTRPRRTGKQTAPQGGSEQPSGTVTGKGRPTHVRNRLIVAVAVVAAAIAGAGAPSVLAASGQLKDSQDLVTLAGQTQDALVLAHSLADERDDVTSYIAAGRSKSKAPSEQRSARVDRQIEELRADPDIPASLRGDLDGIATLRRSALTGKSSALETHDAYSTAIAGLHRLAEQLAEKMPPGAGGGAHALAQLDTAVQQSAAARGLLLAALGVPRSTQTVISPVTGLPTTTTGSSSADAKTRDALSAAAQQARLRSDAALAGFRETAPKAALASYDSTVTGAEVNQADKYLASLTDQPTLSDSELGTSASKVDAALSARVEMMRGVESALYDRRTKDLAKLRDDDVTALEIRIAVLGALMLLAVGVATGMARSLTRPLSVLRRGSARLAESADPAAEEPVTFTGRNDEFAQVVRSVNALHAHAATLHERVTTLESDRKHLVGQRQKMADAREELRAELTDSAAQLERLRESIGGTFVNLALRTLGLVERQLTVIEGLEEREQDPERLATLFKLDHFATVMRRHSENLLVLAGTEHVQQHAGPVPLVDVVRAAVSEIERYERVRISALPPHAHVAGFAADDLSHLLAELLENAASFSPPDLPVEVSGWLLENGEVMLSVQDEGIGMTAERMTRLNARLAEFDPESPYDQEGEEGLGLGLYVVARLAHRHGVRVQLREQKQGGVAAVVVLPKSLLAAAPSSAVPASSSSVPTAHTFSLPGADAEANSNLLPARTPTTDPLVALAEKAVQESPEAQEAGATPEVAAELPAPRTAGDDLAPTPERPAETTMELLIPGPAAEAQAPIAEALATEAPADVPEAHGRPPEADGTHTQTAPAAADGDCAPQGPPAPGDETRTGGAGGSEERAEGEAEAAEHTRTPDEEEPVTAKGLPKRTPKITTPTEAPRPRGGSVDADALRRRLGGFRRGAEAGYRDVQAEIAEQTGQTQAPATEPATSEEATGGTVEEASS
- a CDS encoding protein phosphatase 2C domain-containing protein, with the protein product MRTELVSEPGDPGRPNEDFASVALPASGQGGAVVVLDGVTPPRGGTGCLHSVPWYTARLGGALTELTVSLPDVPLTEVLSRAITRTAEAHERTCDLSHPRTPQATVAVARWGAETVEYLVLSDSALLLRSPDGVVTAVLDDRLSRLPAASLATDAIVDSTVRNKEGGFFTAAADPAVAARAVTGAVPRGRAQVLAALTDGAARWVERFGEGDWEDCLRFVGKEGARALVNRVRELERADERERVHLGRGKTHDDATVVYVELP
- a CDS encoding roadblock/LC7 domain-containing protein; this encodes MTAPSTFGLSSEARNLHWLLTNLVEEVPGIQSVAVVSSDGLLLLSSDQSRNDEARQAQTRTAAKGPRGSAADLATIVSGIGSLTIGAARLMDSGPVKHTMVAMDEGSLFVMSISDGSLLGVHGSADCDMSVVAYHMALFVGRAGHVLTPELRSELRKSLEQESAGSAR